A genome region from Passer domesticus isolate bPasDom1 chromosome 25, bPasDom1.hap1, whole genome shotgun sequence includes the following:
- the PHTF1 gene encoding protein PHTF1 isoform X1 encodes MACRDAISWYQKKIGAYDQQMWEKAVEQTQMKGFKNKPKKKGHIQPDLIDVDLISGSTFAKAKPEIPWTSLTRKGIVRVVFFPLFSHWWIQVTSQRIFMWLLLLYVMQVVAVVLYFLVPAVSASEVMGPLCLMLLLGTVHCQIVSTQVSRAAGSNGLSRRRRKLRKAVGGDGSIWSSDRASKEEQAASLLTNLSSLLFQRRNRGVKLVAEKGTETESGVSAVGDGIKPRQARSEHRLLHCKEKSKLSDEEKSHQDDGTTRDGASDELSSEEDAEDAEDAEDAEDAEALAQRILLRPSMEGASSDNSYEEKKKRPLVSLNQAVSQVKQALKAARDSDSVVESELESTLYRQEPRPCLGGPRSCGGSRRDSESTRQDSETEDMLWDDLLHGPECRSSGTSDSEERSRRDPRRDPKEDVFQQNHLFWLQNTSPASAKVSALIWEGNDCKKVDMSVLEISGIIMSRVNAHQQGVGYQMLGNIITIGLAFLPFLYRLFRTDNLEQLCSISLVELLHIFCGAPVSTSVLILSAINFLERLCLTWMFFFMMCVAERTYKQRFLFAKLFSHITSARKARKYEIPHFRLKKVENIKIWLSLRSYLKRRGPQRSVDVVVSSVFLLALSIAFICCAQVLKGHKTFLSAAYNWEFLMWEAALLLFLLRLASLGSETNKKYSNISILLTEQLGISWGLESTPGLWCLSQINLYLKMEKKPNKKEQLSLVNNVLKLSTKLLKELDSPFRLYGLTMNPLIYNITRVVILSAVSGVISDLLGFNIRLWKIKP; translated from the exons atGGCCTGCCGCGATGCCATTTCGTGGTACCAGAAGAAG ATCGGGGCCTACGACCAGCAGATGTGGGAGAAGGCCGTGGAGCAGACCCAGATGAAG GGCTTCAAGAACAAGCCGAAGAAGAAGGGGCACATCCAGCCCGACCTGATCGACGTGGATCTCATCAGCG GCTCCACCTTTGCCAAAGCCAAGCCTGAAATCCCCTGGACGTCGCTGACCAGGAAGGGAATTGTGAGGGTGGTGTTCTTCCCCCTCTTCAGCCACTGGTGGATTCAGGTCACCTCCCAGAGGATTTTTATGTGGCTCTTGCTGCTCTATGTCATGCAAG TGGTAGCAGTGGTGCTGTACTTCCTGGTGCCCGCTGTGAGTGCCAGTGAAGTGATGGGGCCCCTGTgcctgatgctgctgctgggcacagtgcACTGCCAGATCGTGTCCACGCaggtgagcagagctgcagggagcaacGGGCTGAGCCGGCGCCGCAG GAAGTTACGCAAGGCCGTGGGTGGGGATGGCAGCATCTGGAGTTCTGACAGAGCCAGCAAGGAGGAGCAGGCTGCATCTCTGCTGACCAATTTGTCCAGCCTGCTCTTCCAGAGGAG GAATAGAGGAGTAAAGCTGGTAGCTGAGAAAGGGACTGAGACAGAAAGTGGTGTGAGTGCTGTGGGTGATGGCATCAAACCCAGACAGGCCAGAtctgagcacaggctgctgcactgcaaaGAGAAAAGTAAACTTTCTGATGAGGAGAAGAGCCATCAG gatgATGGCACCACCAGGGACGGTGCTTCTGACGAGCTGTCGAGCGAGGAGGATGCTGAGGATGCTGAGGATGCTGAGGATGCTGAGgatgctgaggccctggcacagaggatCCTGCTCCGGCCCAGCATGGAAGGGGCTTCCAGTGACAACAGCTAcgaggagaagaagaagaggcCTCTGGTTTCTCTCAACCAGGCTGTCTCCCAG GTCAAGCAAGCCCTGAAAGCTGCCAGAGACTCTGACAGTGTTGTGGAGTCTGAACTGGAATCCACCTTGTACAGGCAG GAGCCCAGGCCGTGCCTGGGCGGGCCCCGGAGCTGCGGCGGGAGCCGGCGGGACTCGGAGAGCACGCGGCAGGACTCGGAGACCGAGGACATGCTGTGGGACGACCTCCTGCACGGCCCCGAGTGCCGCTCCTCGGGCACCAGCGACAGCGAGGAGCGCTCCCGCAGGGACCCCCGCCGCGACCCCAAGGAGGACGTCTTCCAGCAG AACCATCTGTTCTGGCTGCAGAACACCAGCCCAGCGTCTGCCAAAGTGAGTGCTCTGATCTGGGAGGGGAATGACTGCAAGAAGGTGGACATGTCCGTGCTGGAGATCAGTGGCATCATCATGAGCAGG GTTAATGCCCACCAGCAAGGAGTGGGGTATCAAATGCTGGGAAACATCATCACCATTGGATTGGCCTTCCTGCCATTCCTCTACAGACTGTTCCGCACGGATaacctggagcagctctgctccatttCTCTGGTGGAGCTTCTGCACATCTTCTGTGGGGCACCTGTCAGCACCTCTGTGCTCATCCTGTCTGCCATCAACTTCCTGGAAAGGCTGTGCTTAACCTGGATGTTTTTCTTCATGATGTGTGTTGCTGAGAGAACCTACAAGCAG AGGTTTTTGTTTGCCAAGCTCTTTAGTCACATCACATCTGCTCGGAAAGCCAGGAAATATGAAATCCCTCACTTCAGGCTCAAGAAGGTGGAGAACATCAAGATCTGGTTGTCCCTTCGCTCCTACCTGAAG AGACGAGGCCCCCAGAGGTCTGTGGATGTTGTGGTGTCCTCAGTCTTTTTGCTGGCTCTTTCAATTGCTTTTatctgctgtgcccag GTTCTTAAGGGTCACAAAACCTTTCTGAGTGCAGCTTACAACTGGGAGTTCCTGATGTGGGAGGCAGCACTGCTCCTCTTCCTGCTACGTCTGGCATCTCTGGGCTCTGAGACCAACAAGAAATACAGCAACATTTCCATCCTGCTCACTGAGCAG TTAGGAATCAGCTGGGGGCTGGAATCAACCCCTGGCCTGTGGTGTCTGTCACAGATAAACCTGTACCTGAAGATGGAGAAGAAGCCAAACAAGAAGGAGCAGCTCTCTCTGGTGAACAATGTGCTCAAACTGTCCACAAAGCTGCTGAAG gagctggacaGTCCATTCAGGCTCTATGGGCTGACCATGAACCCACTGATCTACAACATCACACGGGTTGTCATCCTGTCTGCTGTCTCAGGAGTGATCAGTGACCTGCTGGGATTCAATATCAGA TTATGGAAAATTAAACCATGA
- the PHTF1 gene encoding protein PHTF1 isoform X3 gives MACRDAISWYQKKIGAYDQQMWEKAVEQTQMKGFKNKPKKKGHIQPDLIDVDLISGSTFAKAKPEIPWTSLTRKGIVRVVFFPLFSHWWIQVTSQRIFMWLLLLYVMQVVAVVLYFLVPAVSASEVMGPLCLMLLLGTVHCQIVSTQVSRAAGSNGLSRRRRKLRKAVGGDGSIWSSDRASKEEQAASLLTNLSSLLFQRRNRGVKLVAEKGTETESGVSAVGDGIKPRQARSEHRLLHCKEKSKLSDEEKSHQDDGTTRDGASDELSSEEDAEDAEDAEDAEDAEALAQRILLRPSMEGASSDNSYEEKKKRPLVSLNQAVSQVKQALKAARDSDSVVESELESTLYRQEPRPCLGGPRSCGGSRRDSESTRQDSETEDMLWDDLLHGPECRSSGTSDSEERSRRDPRRDPKEDVFQQNHLFWLQNTSPASAKVSALIWEGNDCKKVDMSVLEISGIIMSRVNAHQQGVGYQMLGNIITIGLAFLPFLYRLFRTDNLEQLCSISLVELLHIFCGAPVSTSVLILSAINFLERLCLTWMFFFMMCVAERTYKQRFLFAKLFSHITSARKARKYEIPHFRLKKVENIKIWLSLRSYLKRRGPQRSVDVVVSSVFLLALSIAFICCAQAWLRLPEGQGKALHYGKAPLLSRRKKYPIPS, from the exons atGGCCTGCCGCGATGCCATTTCGTGGTACCAGAAGAAG ATCGGGGCCTACGACCAGCAGATGTGGGAGAAGGCCGTGGAGCAGACCCAGATGAAG GGCTTCAAGAACAAGCCGAAGAAGAAGGGGCACATCCAGCCCGACCTGATCGACGTGGATCTCATCAGCG GCTCCACCTTTGCCAAAGCCAAGCCTGAAATCCCCTGGACGTCGCTGACCAGGAAGGGAATTGTGAGGGTGGTGTTCTTCCCCCTCTTCAGCCACTGGTGGATTCAGGTCACCTCCCAGAGGATTTTTATGTGGCTCTTGCTGCTCTATGTCATGCAAG TGGTAGCAGTGGTGCTGTACTTCCTGGTGCCCGCTGTGAGTGCCAGTGAAGTGATGGGGCCCCTGTgcctgatgctgctgctgggcacagtgcACTGCCAGATCGTGTCCACGCaggtgagcagagctgcagggagcaacGGGCTGAGCCGGCGCCGCAG GAAGTTACGCAAGGCCGTGGGTGGGGATGGCAGCATCTGGAGTTCTGACAGAGCCAGCAAGGAGGAGCAGGCTGCATCTCTGCTGACCAATTTGTCCAGCCTGCTCTTCCAGAGGAG GAATAGAGGAGTAAAGCTGGTAGCTGAGAAAGGGACTGAGACAGAAAGTGGTGTGAGTGCTGTGGGTGATGGCATCAAACCCAGACAGGCCAGAtctgagcacaggctgctgcactgcaaaGAGAAAAGTAAACTTTCTGATGAGGAGAAGAGCCATCAG gatgATGGCACCACCAGGGACGGTGCTTCTGACGAGCTGTCGAGCGAGGAGGATGCTGAGGATGCTGAGGATGCTGAGGATGCTGAGgatgctgaggccctggcacagaggatCCTGCTCCGGCCCAGCATGGAAGGGGCTTCCAGTGACAACAGCTAcgaggagaagaagaagaggcCTCTGGTTTCTCTCAACCAGGCTGTCTCCCAG GTCAAGCAAGCCCTGAAAGCTGCCAGAGACTCTGACAGTGTTGTGGAGTCTGAACTGGAATCCACCTTGTACAGGCAG GAGCCCAGGCCGTGCCTGGGCGGGCCCCGGAGCTGCGGCGGGAGCCGGCGGGACTCGGAGAGCACGCGGCAGGACTCGGAGACCGAGGACATGCTGTGGGACGACCTCCTGCACGGCCCCGAGTGCCGCTCCTCGGGCACCAGCGACAGCGAGGAGCGCTCCCGCAGGGACCCCCGCCGCGACCCCAAGGAGGACGTCTTCCAGCAG AACCATCTGTTCTGGCTGCAGAACACCAGCCCAGCGTCTGCCAAAGTGAGTGCTCTGATCTGGGAGGGGAATGACTGCAAGAAGGTGGACATGTCCGTGCTGGAGATCAGTGGCATCATCATGAGCAGG GTTAATGCCCACCAGCAAGGAGTGGGGTATCAAATGCTGGGAAACATCATCACCATTGGATTGGCCTTCCTGCCATTCCTCTACAGACTGTTCCGCACGGATaacctggagcagctctgctccatttCTCTGGTGGAGCTTCTGCACATCTTCTGTGGGGCACCTGTCAGCACCTCTGTGCTCATCCTGTCTGCCATCAACTTCCTGGAAAGGCTGTGCTTAACCTGGATGTTTTTCTTCATGATGTGTGTTGCTGAGAGAACCTACAAGCAG AGGTTTTTGTTTGCCAAGCTCTTTAGTCACATCACATCTGCTCGGAAAGCCAGGAAATATGAAATCCCTCACTTCAGGCTCAAGAAGGTGGAGAACATCAAGATCTGGTTGTCCCTTCGCTCCTACCTGAAG AGACGAGGCCCCCAGAGGTCTGTGGATGTTGTGGTGTCCTCAGTCTTTTTGCTGGCTCTTTCAATTGCTTTTatctgctgtgcccag GCTTGGCTGAGACTGCCAGAGGGACAAGGAAAGGCACTTCATTATGGAAAGGCTCCTTTGctgagcagaaggaaaaaatatccaATTCCAAGCTAA
- the PHTF1 gene encoding protein PHTF1 isoform X2 yields MACRDAISWYQKKIGAYDQQMWEKAVEQTQMKGFKNKPKKKGHIQPDLIDVDLISGSTFAKAKPEIPWTSLTRKGIVRVVFFPLFSHWWIQVTSQRIFMWLLLLYVMQVVAVVLYFLVPAVSASEVMGPLCLMLLLGTVHCQIVSTQVSRAAGSNGLSRRRRKLRKAVGGDGSIWSSDRASKEEQAASLLTNLSSLLFQRRNRGVKLVAEKGTETESGVSAVGDGIKPRQARSEHRLLHCKEKSKLSDEEKSHQDDGTTRDGASDELSSEEDAEDAEDAEDAEDAEALAQRILLRPSMEGASSDNSYEEKKKRPLVSLNQAVSQVKQALKAARDSDSVVESELESTLYRQEPRPCLGGPRSCGGSRRDSESTRQDSETEDMLWDDLLHGPECRSSGTSDSEERSRRDPRRDPKEDVFQQNHLFWLQNTSPASAKVSALIWEGNDCKKVDMSVLEISGIIMSRVNAHQQGVGYQMLGNIITIGLAFLPFLYRLFRTDNLEQLCSISLVELLHIFCGAPVSTSVLILSAINFLERLCLTWMFFFMMCVAERTYKQRFLFAKLFSHITSARKARKYEIPHFRLKKVENIKIWLSLRSYLKRRGPQRSVDVVVSSVFLLALSIAFICCAQVLKGHKTFLSAAYNWEFLMWEAALLLFLLRLASLGSETNKKYSNISILLTEQINLYLKMEKKPNKKEQLSLVNNVLKLSTKLLKELDSPFRLYGLTMNPLIYNITRVVILSAVSGVISDLLGFNIRLWKIKP; encoded by the exons atGGCCTGCCGCGATGCCATTTCGTGGTACCAGAAGAAG ATCGGGGCCTACGACCAGCAGATGTGGGAGAAGGCCGTGGAGCAGACCCAGATGAAG GGCTTCAAGAACAAGCCGAAGAAGAAGGGGCACATCCAGCCCGACCTGATCGACGTGGATCTCATCAGCG GCTCCACCTTTGCCAAAGCCAAGCCTGAAATCCCCTGGACGTCGCTGACCAGGAAGGGAATTGTGAGGGTGGTGTTCTTCCCCCTCTTCAGCCACTGGTGGATTCAGGTCACCTCCCAGAGGATTTTTATGTGGCTCTTGCTGCTCTATGTCATGCAAG TGGTAGCAGTGGTGCTGTACTTCCTGGTGCCCGCTGTGAGTGCCAGTGAAGTGATGGGGCCCCTGTgcctgatgctgctgctgggcacagtgcACTGCCAGATCGTGTCCACGCaggtgagcagagctgcagggagcaacGGGCTGAGCCGGCGCCGCAG GAAGTTACGCAAGGCCGTGGGTGGGGATGGCAGCATCTGGAGTTCTGACAGAGCCAGCAAGGAGGAGCAGGCTGCATCTCTGCTGACCAATTTGTCCAGCCTGCTCTTCCAGAGGAG GAATAGAGGAGTAAAGCTGGTAGCTGAGAAAGGGACTGAGACAGAAAGTGGTGTGAGTGCTGTGGGTGATGGCATCAAACCCAGACAGGCCAGAtctgagcacaggctgctgcactgcaaaGAGAAAAGTAAACTTTCTGATGAGGAGAAGAGCCATCAG gatgATGGCACCACCAGGGACGGTGCTTCTGACGAGCTGTCGAGCGAGGAGGATGCTGAGGATGCTGAGGATGCTGAGGATGCTGAGgatgctgaggccctggcacagaggatCCTGCTCCGGCCCAGCATGGAAGGGGCTTCCAGTGACAACAGCTAcgaggagaagaagaagaggcCTCTGGTTTCTCTCAACCAGGCTGTCTCCCAG GTCAAGCAAGCCCTGAAAGCTGCCAGAGACTCTGACAGTGTTGTGGAGTCTGAACTGGAATCCACCTTGTACAGGCAG GAGCCCAGGCCGTGCCTGGGCGGGCCCCGGAGCTGCGGCGGGAGCCGGCGGGACTCGGAGAGCACGCGGCAGGACTCGGAGACCGAGGACATGCTGTGGGACGACCTCCTGCACGGCCCCGAGTGCCGCTCCTCGGGCACCAGCGACAGCGAGGAGCGCTCCCGCAGGGACCCCCGCCGCGACCCCAAGGAGGACGTCTTCCAGCAG AACCATCTGTTCTGGCTGCAGAACACCAGCCCAGCGTCTGCCAAAGTGAGTGCTCTGATCTGGGAGGGGAATGACTGCAAGAAGGTGGACATGTCCGTGCTGGAGATCAGTGGCATCATCATGAGCAGG GTTAATGCCCACCAGCAAGGAGTGGGGTATCAAATGCTGGGAAACATCATCACCATTGGATTGGCCTTCCTGCCATTCCTCTACAGACTGTTCCGCACGGATaacctggagcagctctgctccatttCTCTGGTGGAGCTTCTGCACATCTTCTGTGGGGCACCTGTCAGCACCTCTGTGCTCATCCTGTCTGCCATCAACTTCCTGGAAAGGCTGTGCTTAACCTGGATGTTTTTCTTCATGATGTGTGTTGCTGAGAGAACCTACAAGCAG AGGTTTTTGTTTGCCAAGCTCTTTAGTCACATCACATCTGCTCGGAAAGCCAGGAAATATGAAATCCCTCACTTCAGGCTCAAGAAGGTGGAGAACATCAAGATCTGGTTGTCCCTTCGCTCCTACCTGAAG AGACGAGGCCCCCAGAGGTCTGTGGATGTTGTGGTGTCCTCAGTCTTTTTGCTGGCTCTTTCAATTGCTTTTatctgctgtgcccag GTTCTTAAGGGTCACAAAACCTTTCTGAGTGCAGCTTACAACTGGGAGTTCCTGATGTGGGAGGCAGCACTGCTCCTCTTCCTGCTACGTCTGGCATCTCTGGGCTCTGAGACCAACAAGAAATACAGCAACATTTCCATCCTGCTCACTGAGCAG ATAAACCTGTACCTGAAGATGGAGAAGAAGCCAAACAAGAAGGAGCAGCTCTCTCTGGTGAACAATGTGCTCAAACTGTCCACAAAGCTGCTGAAG gagctggacaGTCCATTCAGGCTCTATGGGCTGACCATGAACCCACTGATCTACAACATCACACGGGTTGTCATCCTGTCTGCTGTCTCAGGAGTGATCAGTGACCTGCTGGGATTCAATATCAGA TTATGGAAAATTAAACCATGA